One Dysidea avara chromosome 7, odDysAvar1.4, whole genome shotgun sequence genomic region harbors:
- the LOC136260837 gene encoding uncharacterized protein has product MNHLILAITFTVILGIVSGAPLLTCDKIKDVNQGKDNQDRYLVILKDPNSYQDAEYVKEIVDMYQRSREMNAVNAFDTTVKSQLELLENVGLQGTLSKQALFLVCMDSRVESIVPEYPMIPELTEGSGDVTEKDTVDCSKLILTEPYTGEDYSIVLKPRASDTDLYNIISRVEIEKLNDESLSFTYHYATRRGQSITINVTMNTKALELVCMDSRVESIIPEYPIVPERTYRDSSNVTEEDTVNCSKLILTEPYTGENYSIVLKSRASDTDLYNIISRVEIEKLNDESLSFTYHYATRRGKSITIIVTMNTKALELVCKQPKVKAIKPNYDTSVII; this is encoded by the exons ATGAATCATTTGATCCTTGCAATCACTTTCACAGTCATCTTGGGGATTGTATCAGGGGCACCACTACTCACCTGTGATAAGATCAAAGATGTCAATCAAGGAAAGGACAATCAAGACAGATACCTGGTGATACTGAAAGACCCCAACAGCTACCAGGATGCTGAATATGTGAAGGAAATAGTAGATATGTACCAGCGGTCTCGGGAAATGAATGCAGTCAATGCATTTGACACCACAGTGAAGAGCCAACTAGAGCTGCTTGAAAATGTAGGATTGCAAGGAACCCTTTCAAAGCAAGCGTTATTTCTG GTGTGTATGGACAGCAGAGTAGAGTCGATCGTACCAGAATATCCAATGATACCAGAGCTTACTGAAGGTTCTGGTGATGTCACAGAGAAAGATACTGTTGACTGCTCCAAACTCATTCTTACTGAGCCATACACTGGTGAAGACTACTCTATTGTTCTCAAGCCCAGAGCATCTGACACTGATCTGTACAACATCATCAGTAGAGTAGAGATAGAGAAACTGAATGATGAATCTCTATCCTTTACATATCACTATGCAACAAGAAGGGGACAATCAATTACAATAAATGTGACAATGAACACAAAAGCTCTTGAACTG GTATGCATGGACAGCAGAGTAGAGTCAATCATACCAGAATACCCAATAGTACCAGAGCGTACTTATCGGGATTCAAGTAATGTCACAGAGGAAGATACTGTCAACTGTTCCAAACTCATTCTTACTGAGCCATATACTGGTGAAAATTACTCTATTGTTCTCAAGTCCAGAGCATCTGACACTGATCTGTACAACATCATCAGTAGAGTAGAGATAGAGAAATTGAATGATGAATCTCTATCCTTTACATATCACTATGCAACAAGAAGGGGAAAATCAATTACAATAATTGTGACAATGAACACAAAAGCTCTTGAACTA GTATGTAAGCAGCCAAAGGTGAAAGCCATCAAGCCAAACTATGATACATCTGTGATTATCTAG